The following are from one region of the Streptomyces changanensis genome:
- a CDS encoding LacI family DNA-binding transcriptional regulator: MGGVTLPLSRGAGELTAGAPRLADIAAQAGVSEATVSRVLNGKAGVAAPTRHRVLAALDVLGYERPVRLRQRSAGLVGLLVPELTNPIFPAFAQVIEQVLAGYGYTPVLCTQLPGGATEDELVEQLEERGVTGIVFLSGLHADTSADPSRYERLAARGVPFVLINGYNERVDAHFVSPDDRAAARMAVRHLVELGHERIGLAIGPTRYVPARRKAEGFVSALHRMLGVEPERARTFVRPTLFGVEGGHAAADVLLDQGCTGIVCGSDLMALGAIRAVRARGLDVPSDVSVVGFDDSPLIAFTDPPLTTVRQPVRAMATAAVDALLEEIEGNPVQRTEFVFQPELVVRGSTSSPPPRC; encoded by the coding sequence GTGGGCGGTGTGACCCTCCCGCTGTCGCGGGGCGCCGGCGAACTGACCGCCGGCGCCCCGCGGCTCGCGGACATCGCGGCGCAGGCCGGGGTGAGCGAGGCGACCGTCAGCCGCGTCCTCAACGGCAAGGCGGGCGTGGCCGCGCCGACCCGCCACCGGGTGCTCGCCGCGCTCGACGTCCTCGGCTACGAGCGGCCCGTGCGGCTCAGGCAGCGCAGCGCGGGCCTCGTCGGCCTGCTCGTCCCCGAGCTGACCAACCCGATCTTCCCGGCGTTCGCCCAGGTCATCGAGCAGGTCCTCGCCGGGTACGGGTACACGCCGGTGCTGTGCACACAACTGCCCGGGGGCGCGACCGAGGACGAGCTGGTCGAGCAGTTGGAGGAGCGCGGCGTCACCGGCATCGTGTTCCTGTCCGGTCTGCACGCCGACACCAGCGCCGATCCCTCCCGCTACGAGCGGCTGGCGGCCCGCGGCGTGCCGTTCGTCCTCATCAACGGCTACAACGAACGCGTCGACGCCCACTTCGTCTCGCCCGACGACCGGGCGGCGGCGCGCATGGCCGTCCGTCACCTGGTGGAGCTGGGCCACGAGCGCATCGGCCTCGCCATCGGCCCCACCCGCTACGTCCCGGCCCGCCGCAAGGCCGAGGGGTTCGTCTCCGCGCTGCACCGGATGCTGGGCGTGGAGCCCGAGCGGGCCCGGACGTTCGTCCGGCCGACGCTGTTCGGCGTCGAGGGCGGGCACGCGGCGGCCGACGTGCTGCTGGACCAGGGGTGCACGGGCATCGTGTGCGGCAGCGACCTGATGGCCCTGGGCGCGATCCGCGCCGTACGCGCCCGGGGGCTGGACGTGCCGTCGGACGTGTCGGTGGTCGGCTTCGACGACTCGCCGCTCATCGCGTTCACGGACCCGCCGTTGACGACGGTCCGGCAGCCGGTCCGGGCGATGGCGACGGCCGCGGTCGACGCGCTGCTGGAGGAGATCGAGGGGAACCCGGTGCAGCGAACGGAGTTCGTCTTCCAACCGGAGCTGGTCGTCCGCGGCTCCACGTCGTCCCCACCGCCGCGTTGCTGA
- a CDS encoding glycoside hydrolase family 13 protein — translation MTQHLAAPAAPTTGTDSGWWREAVIYQVYPRSFADGNGDGMGDLQGIRSRLPYLRELGVDAVWLSPFYASPQADAGYDVADYRAIDPMFGTLLDADALVREAHELGLRIIVDLVPNHSSDQHEWFQRALREGPGSPLRERYHFRPGKGANGELPPNDWESIFGGPAWTRVEDGEWYLHLFAPEQPDFNWDHPAVRDEFRSILRFWLDMGVDGFRVDVAHGLVKAPGLPDIGAHDQLKLLGNDVMPFFDQDGVHEIYRSWRAVLEEYDGERVLVAEAWTPTVERTADYVRPDEMHQAFNFQYLGTHWDAAELRSVIDASLAAMRPVGAPATWVLSNHDVTRHATRFANPPGLGTQLREPGDRELGLRRARAATLLMLALPGSAYVYQGEELGLPDVTDLPDEVRQDPSFFRATGQDGFRDGCRVPIPWTVGGASYGFGSGGSWLPQPATWGALSVEAQTGVAGSTLELYRSALRVRREQPGLGAGEELQWLDAPEGVLAFGREGFVCTANTTGAPVSIDVPGRMLLANEPVRTSVTGTVELPADTTVWWAV, via the coding sequence ATGACCCAGCACCTCGCCGCCCCCGCCGCCCCGACCACCGGCACGGACTCCGGCTGGTGGAGAGAAGCGGTGATCTACCAGGTCTACCCGCGCAGCTTCGCCGACGGCAACGGTGACGGCATGGGCGACCTCCAGGGCATCCGCAGCCGGCTGCCGTACCTGAGGGAGCTCGGCGTCGACGCCGTCTGGCTGAGCCCCTTCTACGCCTCCCCGCAGGCCGACGCCGGGTACGACGTCGCCGACTACCGGGCCATCGACCCCATGTTCGGCACCCTGCTCGACGCCGACGCGCTCGTCCGCGAGGCCCACGAGCTCGGCCTGCGCATCATCGTCGACCTCGTCCCCAACCACTCCTCCGACCAGCACGAGTGGTTCCAGCGCGCCCTGCGCGAGGGGCCCGGCTCCCCGCTGCGCGAGCGCTACCACTTCCGCCCCGGCAAGGGCGCGAACGGCGAACTGCCGCCCAACGACTGGGAGTCCATCTTCGGCGGCCCCGCCTGGACCCGCGTCGAGGACGGCGAGTGGTACCTCCACCTGTTCGCCCCCGAGCAGCCCGACTTCAACTGGGACCACCCGGCCGTCCGCGACGAGTTCCGCTCCATCCTGCGCTTCTGGCTCGACATGGGCGTCGACGGCTTCCGCGTCGACGTCGCCCACGGCCTCGTCAAGGCGCCCGGCCTGCCCGACATCGGCGCCCACGACCAGCTGAAGCTGCTCGGCAACGACGTGATGCCCTTCTTCGACCAGGACGGCGTCCACGAGATCTACCGCAGCTGGCGCGCGGTCCTGGAGGAGTACGACGGCGAGCGCGTCCTCGTCGCCGAGGCGTGGACGCCCACCGTCGAGCGCACCGCCGACTACGTGCGCCCCGACGAGATGCACCAGGCGTTCAACTTCCAGTACCTGGGCACCCACTGGGACGCCGCCGAGCTCCGCTCCGTCATCGACGCCTCGCTCGCCGCGATGCGTCCGGTCGGCGCCCCCGCCACCTGGGTGCTCTCCAACCACGACGTCACCCGCCACGCCACCCGCTTCGCCAACCCGCCCGGCCTCGGCACCCAGCTGCGCGAGCCCGGCGACCGCGAGCTCGGCCTGCGCCGCGCCCGCGCCGCGACGCTCCTGATGCTGGCGCTGCCCGGCTCGGCCTACGTCTACCAGGGCGAGGAGCTCGGCCTGCCGGACGTCACCGACCTGCCGGACGAGGTCCGCCAGGACCCGTCGTTCTTCCGCGCCACCGGCCAGGACGGCTTCCGCGACGGCTGCCGCGTGCCGATCCCGTGGACGGTCGGGGGCGCCTCGTACGGCTTCGGCTCCGGCGGCAGCTGGCTGCCGCAGCCCGCCACCTGGGGGGCGCTGAGCGTCGAGGCCCAGACCGGCGTGGCCGGTTCCACCCTGGAGCTGTACCGCAGCGCCCTGCGCGTCCGGCGCGAGCAGCCGGGGCTGGGCGCGGGCGAGGAGCTGCAGTGGCTGGACGCGCCCGAGGGCGTCCTGGCGTTCGGCCGCGAGGGGTTCGTGTGCACCGCGAACACCACCGGCGCGCCGGTCTCCATCGACGTCCCCGGCCGGATGCTCCTCGCCAACGAGCCGGTCCGCACCAGCGTCACCGGCACCGTGGAGCTGCCCGCGGACACGACGGTCTGGTGGGCGGTGTGA
- a CDS encoding sugar ABC transporter permease, with product MSTVTEPRKNTVTAHAPGTADTAGAGSGSAGRPRRVRGREERSPLASAGLHAALVVASLVAVFPIAYMVFISLRGRSGWTRPTSAEGGLEISNYAYVLTETEFPRWFANSVIVAAGTTVVGVFVAASTGYAISRMRFPGHRSLMWVLLLTQMFPVAVLIVALYNILGGMGLLDSHLGLILTYCSVSVPFCAWMMKGYFDTIPHEIDEAGRVDGLTPFGTFYRLILPLAKPGLAVTAFYSFITAWGEVAFARAFLSTDSMLTLSVGLQSFIGQHKAEWGYLTASAVIISVPAGLVFLLVQRNLVAGLTAGGTKG from the coding sequence ATGAGCACGGTGACCGAACCCCGGAAGAACACCGTGACCGCACACGCGCCCGGCACGGCGGACACCGCCGGCGCCGGCTCCGGCTCCGCAGGCCGGCCCCGCAGGGTCCGCGGCCGCGAGGAGCGCTCCCCGCTCGCCTCGGCCGGACTGCACGCCGCGCTGGTCGTCGCCAGCCTCGTCGCCGTCTTCCCGATCGCGTACATGGTCTTCATCTCGCTGCGCGGCCGGTCCGGCTGGACCAGGCCGACCAGCGCCGAGGGCGGTCTGGAGATCAGCAACTACGCGTACGTCCTCACCGAGACCGAGTTCCCGCGCTGGTTCGCCAACTCGGTGATCGTGGCCGCCGGCACCACCGTCGTCGGCGTCTTCGTCGCCGCGTCCACCGGCTACGCCATCTCCCGGATGCGCTTCCCCGGCCACCGGTCGCTGATGTGGGTGCTGCTCCTCACGCAGATGTTCCCGGTCGCGGTGCTGATCGTCGCGCTCTACAACATCCTCGGCGGCATGGGCCTGCTCGACTCCCACCTCGGGCTGATCCTCACCTACTGCTCGGTGTCGGTGCCGTTCTGCGCCTGGATGATGAAGGGCTACTTCGACACCATCCCGCACGAGATCGACGAGGCCGGCCGCGTCGACGGGCTCACCCCCTTCGGCACCTTCTACCGGCTGATCCTGCCGCTGGCGAAGCCCGGCCTCGCCGTCACCGCGTTCTACTCCTTCATCACCGCGTGGGGGGAGGTCGCCTTCGCCCGCGCCTTCCTCTCCACCGACTCGATGCTCACCCTCTCCGTCGGCCTGCAGAGCTTCATCGGCCAGCACAAGGCCGAGTGGGGCTACCTCACGGCCTCCGCGGTGATCATCTCGGTTCCGGCGGGCCTGGTGTTCCTCCTGGTCCAGCGGAACCTCGTCGCCGGTCTCACGGCGGGCGGCACCAAGGGCTGA
- a CDS encoding carbohydrate ABC transporter permease has protein sequence MKTATADPATAVRPARAGLLTRMKRSYDRHWYAWAMVLPVVLVIGVLVAYPLGRGVYLSFTDANELNVAKQLGATEIPATYRFVGLDNYWRVLSGADGEFYPKLLWTVAWTASCVFFHYTIGLGLALLLNRKVRGRSLYRVLLILPWAVPAFVATYIWRMMYNSESGIFNAILGQLGLGPVDWLGDTFMQKVAVIGVNVWLGVPFMMVAILGGLQSISGEQYEAAEMDGASPWQRFRHVTLPGLRPVSATVIMLGTIWTFNMFPIIYLMLGEANALHSEILVTYAYRLAFGSVRDYAAAATYGILILSMLAVFAVFYRRLLNRQEAAR, from the coding sequence ATGAAGACAGCCACCGCAGATCCCGCCACGGCCGTGCGGCCTGCCAGGGCCGGGCTGCTCACCCGCATGAAGCGCTCCTACGACCGGCACTGGTACGCCTGGGCCATGGTCCTGCCGGTGGTGCTGGTCATCGGCGTGCTCGTCGCCTATCCGCTGGGCCGCGGCGTCTACCTGTCGTTCACCGACGCCAACGAGCTCAACGTCGCCAAACAGCTCGGCGCGACCGAGATCCCCGCCACGTACCGCTTCGTCGGCCTCGACAACTACTGGCGGGTGCTGTCCGGCGCCGACGGCGAGTTCTACCCGAAGCTCCTGTGGACCGTGGCGTGGACCGCGTCCTGCGTCTTCTTCCACTACACCATCGGCCTCGGCCTCGCCCTGCTGCTCAACCGCAAGGTCAGGGGCCGTTCGCTCTACCGCGTGCTGCTCATCCTGCCCTGGGCGGTGCCGGCGTTCGTCGCCACCTACATCTGGCGCATGATGTACAACTCCGAGTCCGGCATCTTCAACGCGATCCTCGGGCAGCTCGGCCTCGGCCCCGTCGACTGGCTCGGCGACACCTTCATGCAGAAGGTCGCCGTCATCGGCGTCAACGTCTGGCTCGGCGTGCCGTTCATGATGGTCGCCATCCTCGGCGGCCTCCAGTCCATCTCCGGCGAGCAGTACGAGGCCGCCGAGATGGACGGCGCCAGCCCCTGGCAGCGCTTCCGCCACGTCACCCTGCCCGGCCTGCGCCCGGTCAGCGCCACGGTGATCATGCTCGGCACGATCTGGACGTTCAACATGTTCCCGATCATCTACCTGATGCTCGGCGAGGCGAACGCCCTGCACAGCGAGATCCTCGTGACGTACGCCTACCGCCTGGCCTTCGGCTCGGTGCGCGACTACGCGGCCGCCGCGACCTACGGCATCCTCATCCTCTCCATGCTCGCCGTCTTCGCCGTCTTCTACCGCCGGCTGCTCAACCGCCAGGAGGCCGCCCGATGA
- a CDS encoding extracellular solute-binding protein → MRRGIAATALVASLALAATACGGDSGDKASGGPVTITWWDTSDATNEAPTYKKLIEKFEAAHKDVKVKYQNVPFAEAEQKYKTAAQAGNAPDVLRADVGWTAGLARNQYLAPLDGTPAAKEIASFNQGLVDGAKVDGKLYGVPQVTDALALLYNKEVFAKAGVQPPKTWAELSTAAKTIKQKTGVDGIYLNPDSYFALPFLYGEGGAMVDTATKKITVDDEPGKKAVRTVVDMIKSGVAVKPDYTDGYNNMQAAFKDGKVAMVINGPWSTADDLTGKAFKNKDNLGVSPVPSGSAGKAGTPTGGHNLVVYNGADAPHKEAAQKFVAFMTSAPSQEFAATETGVLPTRDDAYTIKVVADPIRAAFKNVLADSTARPAVAGVSDMFAEWTKQYIETLKGNTTVEKGLDTTADKWKTNISSLKEYSVD, encoded by the coding sequence ATGCGGCGTGGCATAGCGGCCACCGCGCTGGTCGCGAGCCTGGCCCTCGCGGCGACGGCCTGCGGCGGCGACAGTGGGGACAAGGCGAGCGGCGGCCCGGTCACCATCACCTGGTGGGACACCTCGGACGCGACGAACGAGGCGCCGACCTACAAGAAGCTGATCGAGAAGTTCGAGGCGGCCCACAAGGACGTCAAGGTCAAGTACCAGAACGTCCCGTTCGCCGAGGCGGAGCAGAAGTACAAGACCGCCGCCCAGGCCGGCAACGCCCCCGACGTCCTGCGCGCCGACGTCGGCTGGACGGCCGGCCTCGCCCGAAACCAGTACCTCGCCCCCCTCGACGGCACCCCGGCCGCCAAGGAGATCGCCTCCTTCAACCAGGGCCTGGTCGACGGCGCCAAGGTCGACGGCAAGCTCTACGGCGTCCCGCAGGTCACCGACGCCCTCGCGCTCCTCTACAACAAGGAGGTCTTCGCGAAGGCCGGCGTCCAGCCGCCGAAGACGTGGGCCGAGCTGTCCACCGCCGCGAAGACCATCAAGCAGAAGACCGGCGTCGACGGCATCTACCTCAACCCGGACAGCTACTTCGCCCTGCCGTTCCTGTACGGCGAGGGCGGCGCGATGGTCGACACCGCCACCAAGAAGATCACCGTCGACGACGAGCCCGGCAAGAAGGCCGTCCGGACGGTCGTCGACATGATCAAGAGCGGTGTCGCGGTCAAGCCGGACTACACCGACGGCTACAACAACATGCAGGCCGCCTTCAAGGACGGCAAGGTCGCCATGGTCATCAACGGCCCGTGGTCCACGGCCGACGACCTGACCGGCAAGGCGTTCAAGAACAAGGACAACCTCGGCGTCTCCCCGGTCCCGTCCGGCTCCGCCGGCAAGGCCGGCACGCCCACCGGCGGCCACAACCTCGTCGTCTACAACGGCGCCGACGCCCCGCACAAGGAGGCCGCCCAGAAGTTCGTGGCGTTCATGACCTCCGCCCCGTCGCAGGAGTTCGCCGCCACCGAGACCGGCGTGCTGCCGACCCGCGACGACGCGTACACCATCAAGGTCGTCGCCGACCCGATCCGCGCGGCCTTCAAGAACGTGCTCGCCGACTCCACCGCCCGCCCGGCCGTCGCCGGCGTCAGCGACATGTTCGCCGAGTGGACCAAGCAGTACATCGAGACCCTCAAGGGCAACACCACCGTCGAGAAGGGTCTCGACACCACCGCCGACAAGTGGAAGACCAACATCAGCTCCCTCAAGGAGTACTCGGTCGACTGA
- a CDS encoding glycoside hydrolase family 13 protein, whose amino-acid sequence MAHELTHRTAHPAPEPRRSREAPESSLPLPSPEPPAPFAPPEPSTPPEPSASRAPRERRPVPPARPGWWCDAVIYEVYVRSFADSDGDGVGDLRGVRERLPHLARLGADAVWLTPFYASPQADGGYDVADYRAVDPLFGDLSDADDLVRAAHELGLRVIVDIVPNHTSDRHPWFREALAGDGRDRYHFHPGRGPDGSLPPNDWESVFGGPAWTRVADGQWYLHLFAPQQPDLNWENDAVRAEFDSVLRFWLDLGVDGFRVDVAHGMVKAAGLPDIGRREQARLIGSQRLPFFDQDGVHEIHRGWRRLLDSYDGRRIAVAEAWAPSAERLALYVRPDELHQAFNFAYLQAPWDAGALRRVIEDSLRATTSVGAPTTWVLSNHDVVRHTTRYGSLRRARAAALLMLALPGSAYLYQGEELGLPEVTDLPDEVRQDPAFHRTEGQDGLRDGCRVPIPWSARGPSYGFGPGGSWLPQPAEWGGLSVEAQTGDPASTLELYRAALATRRAHPALGAGGDDGGLDWLPVPPGLLAFRRRAADGGGVVCVANTTDRAVEIPRPGGPEGRLLLSSAPAATGPGAPGGTAAGEAGAGAGEAGTTAGEAAVVVAPDSCSWWAI is encoded by the coding sequence ATGGCCCACGAGCTCACCCACCGCACCGCCCACCCGGCGCCGGAGCCCCGGCGGTCACGGGAGGCCCCGGAGTCCTCCCTGCCCCTCCCGTCTCCCGAGCCTCCCGCGCCCTTCGCGCCCCCGGAGCCGTCGACGCCCCCGGAGCCGTCGGCGTCCCGGGCCCCCCGGGAGCGGCGCCCCGTGCCGCCCGCCCGCCCGGGCTGGTGGTGCGACGCCGTCATCTACGAGGTGTACGTCCGCTCCTTCGCCGACAGCGACGGCGACGGCGTCGGGGACCTGCGCGGAGTGCGGGAGCGGCTGCCGCACCTCGCCCGGCTCGGCGCGGACGCCGTGTGGCTCACCCCCTTCTACGCCTCGCCCCAGGCCGACGGCGGCTACGACGTCGCCGACTACCGCGCCGTCGATCCCCTCTTCGGCGACCTGTCGGACGCCGACGACCTCGTGCGCGCCGCCCACGAGCTGGGCCTGCGGGTGATCGTCGACATCGTGCCGAACCACACCTCCGACCGGCACCCCTGGTTCCGGGAGGCCCTCGCCGGCGACGGCCGCGACCGCTACCACTTCCACCCCGGCCGGGGTCCGGACGGCTCCCTGCCGCCCAACGACTGGGAGTCCGTCTTCGGCGGGCCCGCCTGGACACGGGTCGCGGACGGCCAGTGGTACCTGCACCTCTTCGCCCCGCAGCAGCCCGACCTGAACTGGGAGAACGACGCGGTGCGCGCGGAGTTCGACTCGGTGCTGCGGTTCTGGCTCGACCTCGGCGTCGACGGGTTCCGCGTCGACGTGGCCCACGGCATGGTGAAGGCCGCCGGGCTGCCCGACATCGGCCGGCGCGAGCAGGCCCGGCTGATCGGCTCGCAGCGGCTGCCCTTCTTCGACCAGGACGGCGTGCACGAGATCCACCGCGGCTGGCGGCGCCTCCTCGACTCCTACGACGGCCGGCGCATCGCGGTCGCCGAGGCGTGGGCGCCCTCGGCGGAGCGGCTCGCCCTGTACGTGCGCCCCGACGAGCTGCACCAGGCGTTCAACTTCGCGTACCTCCAGGCCCCCTGGGACGCCGGGGCACTGCGGCGCGTGATCGAGGACTCGCTCCGGGCGACCACGTCGGTCGGCGCCCCCACGACATGGGTCCTCTCCAACCACGACGTCGTCCGCCACACCACCCGCTACGGCAGCCTGCGCCGGGCCCGCGCGGCGGCGCTGCTCATGCTGGCGCTGCCCGGCTCCGCCTACCTGTACCAGGGTGAGGAGCTGGGTCTGCCCGAGGTGACGGACCTGCCCGACGAGGTGCGCCAGGACCCGGCGTTCCACCGCACCGAGGGCCAGGACGGCCTGCGCGACGGCTGCCGGGTGCCGATCCCCTGGAGCGCGCGCGGTCCGTCGTACGGCTTCGGCCCCGGCGGCAGCTGGCTGCCGCAGCCCGCGGAGTGGGGCGGGCTGTCGGTCGAGGCGCAGACCGGCGACCCGGCGTCGACGCTGGAGCTGTACCGCGCCGCCCTCGCCACGCGCCGCGCGCACCCGGCGCTCGGCGCGGGCGGTGACGACGGCGGACTCGACTGGCTGCCCGTGCCGCCGGGGTTGCTGGCGTTCCGGCGCCGCGCGGCGGACGGCGGCGGGGTGGTGTGCGTCGCCAACACCACGGACCGCGCGGTGGAGATCCCCCGCCCCGGCGGGCCGGAGGGCCGGCTGCTGCTCTCCAGCGCCCCCGCCGCGACGGGCCCGGGGGCGCCCGGCGGGACCGCGGCCGGGGAGGCGGGGGCGGGCGCCGGAGAGGCCGGGACCACGGCCGGGGAGGCGGCCGTCGTGGTCGCTCCCGACTCCTGCTCGTGGTGGGCAATCTGA
- a CDS encoding LacI family DNA-binding transcriptional regulator, which yields MTARLADIAAQAGVSEATVSRVLNGKPGVAAATRQSVLAALDVLGYERPVRLRQRSAGLVGLITPELDNPIFPALAQVIGQALTRQGYTPVLATQTPGGSTEDELTEMLVERGVAGIIFVSGLHADTTADTQRYDQLRGKGVPFVLINGFSPQIQAPFVSPDDRAAMKLAVTHLVSLGHTRIGLAVGPKRFVPVLRKIEGFRDGLRERLGLSAEQAEELVQHSLYTLEGGQAAAGALIERGCTAVVCASDMMALGAIRAARGRGLHVPRDVSVVGFDDSPLIAFTDPPLTTIRQPVQAMGQAAVRALLEEVGGTPAPHSEFVFMPELVVRGSTASGPQGQRSSERRTDGVENPIEG from the coding sequence ATGACCGCGCGGCTAGCCGACATCGCAGCCCAGGCGGGGGTCAGCGAAGCCACAGTCAGCCGCGTGCTCAACGGCAAGCCCGGTGTGGCCGCGGCCACCCGCCAGTCCGTCCTGGCCGCCCTGGACGTCCTCGGCTACGAACGCCCGGTGCGACTGCGGCAGCGCAGCGCGGGGCTGGTCGGATTGATCACGCCGGAGCTGGACAACCCGATCTTCCCGGCGCTGGCCCAGGTCATCGGGCAGGCCCTGACCCGGCAGGGGTACACCCCCGTCCTGGCCACGCAGACACCCGGCGGCTCCACCGAGGACGAGCTGACCGAGATGCTCGTCGAGCGGGGCGTCGCCGGGATCATCTTCGTCTCCGGCCTGCACGCCGACACCACCGCCGACACCCAGCGCTACGACCAGCTGCGCGGCAAGGGCGTCCCGTTCGTGCTGATCAACGGCTTCTCGCCGCAGATCCAGGCGCCGTTCGTCTCGCCCGACGACCGCGCCGCGATGAAGCTGGCCGTCACGCACCTCGTCTCCCTCGGGCACACCAGGATCGGTCTGGCCGTCGGCCCGAAGCGGTTCGTCCCCGTGCTCCGCAAGATCGAGGGCTTCCGCGACGGGCTGCGCGAACGGCTCGGCCTCTCCGCCGAGCAGGCCGAGGAGCTGGTGCAGCACTCCCTGTACACGCTCGAAGGCGGACAGGCGGCGGCCGGCGCCCTCATCGAGCGGGGCTGCACGGCCGTGGTCTGCGCCAGCGACATGATGGCGCTGGGCGCCATCCGCGCCGCGCGCGGGCGGGGCCTGCACGTCCCCCGGGACGTCTCCGTCGTCGGCTTCGACGACTCCCCGCTCATAGCCTTCACCGACCCGCCCCTGACCACCATCCGCCAGCCGGTGCAGGCGATGGGACAGGCGGCGGTGCGGGCGCTGCTGGAGGAGGTCGGCGGGACGCCGGCGCCGCACAGCGAGTTCGTCTTCATGCCGGAACTGGTCGTGCGGGGATCCACGGCCTCCGGCCCCCAGGGCCAGAGGTCCTCCGAAAGACGGACGGATGGCGTCGAGAATCCGATTGAAGGATGA
- a CDS encoding phosphatase PAP2 family protein → MPGRSAEGRAAWQRLRSPRHPRIWFEILLIAVSYGVYSLIRNAVPEQKAQALRNADWIWRVEHSLGLAFEKTVNHAADSVDWLIVSMNYYYATLHFAVTIGVLVWLYRRHPGRYAAIRMVLFSTTAVALLGYYLYPLAPPRLMEGENFIDTVLVHHTWGSMASGDLKNMSNQYAAMPSMHIGWSLWCGLAIFALAKAPWARILGLLYPTATLVVIVATANHFWMDAVGGLLCVGFGLAVVSAWYGALPHRLPRYAGPRPGRGAGVPAPADGVPEPAASGPVAAEPVVSGPVVSEPTVGVHAAGVPVTALGAVAAPDAAVAPDAAAGAATAPGATVVDPGPAPAVGAAHAP, encoded by the coding sequence ATGCCAGGCCGTTCGGCGGAGGGCCGGGCCGCGTGGCAGCGGCTGCGGTCCCCGCGGCACCCTCGCATCTGGTTCGAAATCCTGCTCATCGCGGTCAGTTACGGTGTGTACTCGCTCATTCGCAACGCGGTACCGGAGCAGAAAGCGCAGGCCCTGCGCAACGCCGACTGGATCTGGCGCGTCGAGCACAGCCTGGGCCTGGCCTTCGAGAAGACGGTCAACCACGCGGCGGACTCGGTCGACTGGCTGATCGTCTCGATGAACTACTACTACGCGACGCTCCACTTCGCCGTGACCATCGGTGTGCTGGTCTGGCTCTACCGCCGGCACCCGGGCCGTTACGCGGCGATCCGCATGGTGCTGTTCTCCACCACCGCCGTCGCCCTGCTCGGTTACTACCTGTACCCGCTCGCGCCGCCGCGGCTGATGGAGGGCGAGAACTTCATCGACACGGTGCTCGTCCACCACACCTGGGGCTCGATGGCCTCGGGTGACCTGAAGAACATGTCGAACCAGTACGCGGCGATGCCGTCGATGCACATCGGCTGGTCCCTCTGGTGCGGGCTGGCGATCTTCGCCCTCGCCAAGGCGCCCTGGGCGCGGATCCTGGGCCTGCTGTACCCGACGGCCACGCTCGTCGTCATCGTCGCGACCGCCAACCACTTCTGGATGGACGCCGTGGGCGGCCTGCTGTGCGTCGGCTTCGGCCTGGCCGTGGTCTCCGCCTGGTACGGGGCGCTGCCGCACCGGCTGCCCCGGTACGCCGGCCCCCGCCCCGGGCGCGGAGCCGGTGTGCCCGCCCCGGCCGACGGCGTACCCGAGCCGGCCGCGTCCGGGCCGGTCGCGGCCGAGCCCGTCGTGTCCGGGCCCGTCGTGTCCGAGCCGACCGTGGGGGTCCACGCCGCGGGCGTCCCCGTGACCGCTCTCGGCGCCGTGGCGGCCCCGGACGCCGCCGTGGCTCCCGACGCCGCCGCGGGGGCGGCCACGGCCCCGGGAGCGACCGTCGTGGACCCGGGGCCCGCCCCGGCCGTCGGCGCGGCTCACGCCCCGTAG